TCTGGATCTTGCCTTAAGATATTTTTCAAAGCAAGTTCAAAACTAAGCCCTATTTTGCTATTTACTGGAATCTGATTTATAGAAGGAATTTTATACTCAACTGGGTCTTCAATAGTTATTATTTTTTTATCTTCACTATTTAACTCTTTCAAAATTGAGTATAAAGTTGTTGTTTTTCCACTTCCTGTTGGTCCACTAATTAAAATCAATCCTGAACTTATTTGTAAATTATTTATTAAAATTTCATAAATATTTTGACTTAATCCCAAAGTTTGAAGGCTTTTATCTATATTTTTACTATCAAGAACTCTTAAAACCAAAGATTCAGCCTCTATTGTAGGCATTGAAGAAAACCTAAAATCATACTTTTTATCTCTGATATTTAAAGAGAATCTTCCATCAAGAGGAAGCCTTATTTGGGTAATATCCAAATTTGATAAAAGTTTTAAATAAGAAGATATTTGTGAGAAATAACTAAATTCGATTACAAAAAATATCTTTAATTTTCCATCAACTCTAAATTTAAAGAGAGCTCTATTTTCAAACTTCTCAATATGCATATCACTAGCTCTTTTCTCTATTGCAAAAAGTAAAATCTTTTCAACAAACTCTTTAATATAACTATCTGTACCACTATTTATCTTTTGTAAAATCAAAAATAGCTCAATTTTAATCTCTAAATTAGAGAGTAAAAATAGAATATCTA
The Aliarcobacter faecis genome window above contains:
- a CDS encoding GspE/PulE family protein, which translates into the protein MQNILKTLINYSLFTKYEKGYFIKNRVVPILEDSISLKLAVCKSSNLQTIKDDFSKILNFVEVNELDILFLLSNLEIKIELFLILQKINSGTDSYIKEFVEKILLFAIEKRASDMHIEKFENRALFKFRVDGKLKIFFVIEFSYFSQISSYLKLLSNLDITQIRLPLDGRFSLNIRDKKYDFRFSSMPTIEAESLVLRVLDSKNIDKSLQTLGLSQNIYEILINNLQISSGLILISGPTGSGKTTTLYSILKELNSEDKKIITIEDPVEYKIPSINQIPVNSKIGLSFELALKNILRQDPDIIFIGEIRDKFSLDIALQASLTGHLVLASIHANSSLETITRLLDLKADPFLIATSLKLVMAQRLVLNYCIKCASNGCSFCNFTKYYERSSIAEILKIDDELSSLIFKKSNKQEFLNYLKSINFQTLKDDGMLKVRENKTSKEEVLKVVNI